The Streptomyces sp. NBC_00483 genome contains the following window.
TCGAACTGACTCTTGACGAGGTGCGGCTGCCCGCGGACGCTCTCGTGGGTGACGAGGACGCAGGACTGCTCCAGCTCTTCGCCGGGCTCAACCCGGAGCGCGTCATGACCGCCGCCTTCGCCATCGGCATGGGCCGGTACGCGCTGAAGCGGGCCGTCGAGTACGCGAAGGAGCGCACCGTGTGGCAGGCCCCCATCGGCTCCCACCAGGCGATCGCCCACCCGCTCGCGCAGAGCCACATCGAGCTGGAGCTGGCCCGCCTGATGATGCAGAAGGCGGCCCGGCTCTACGACGCGGGCGACGACATCGGTGCGGGCGAGGCCGCCAACATGGCCAAGTACGCCGCCGCCGAGGCCTGTGTGCGCGCCGTCGACCAGGCCGTGCACACGCTCGGCGGCAACGGCCTGACCCGCGAGTTCGGCCTCGCCTCGCTCATCGTCGGCTCACGGGTGGCGCGGATCGCCCCGGTCAGCCGCGAAATGATCCTCAACTACGTGTCCCACCAGAGCCTGGGTCTCCCCAAGTCGTACTGAAGCCGCACGAACCCAACTACCGCTGCTTAGCGAGGAGTTCGACATGGTGTACGTGAGTGAGTACGCGGACGTCGCGGTCGTCGACGAGCCCATCCACGACGCCGTGCTCGGGGGTGCGGCCGCCCGCGGCGACGCCCCCGCCCTCGTCGACGGGGTGGCCGGCACCACCCTCTCGTACGCCGGGCTCGACGGGTTCCACCGCAAGGTGGCGGCCGGGCTCGCCGACGCGGGCGTGCGCAAGGGCGACGTGGTGGCGCTGCACAGCCCCAACACGATCGCCTACCCGGTGGCGTTCTACGGCGCCACGCGCGCGGGCGCCTCCGTGACCACCGTGCACCCGCTGTCCACGCCGGAGGAGTTCGCGAAGCAACTGCGCGACTCGTCCGCGAACTGGATCGTCACCATCACCCCGCTCGTCGAGTCGGCCCGCGCGGCGGCCGAACTCGCGGGCGGCGTACGGGAGATATTCGTCTGCGACCCGACGGGAACCTCGGGCCACCGCTCGCTGATCGACATGCTCGGCACCGCGGCGCCGGAACCTGTCGTGGAGATCGATCCCGCCGAGGACGTGGCCGCGCTTCCGTACTCGTCCGGCACCACCGGCACGCCCAAGGGCGTCATGCTCACCCACCGCAACATCGCCACGAACCTCGCCCAGCTCCAGCCCGTCCTCCCGACGGGCCCCGGCGACCGCATCCTCGCCGTCCTGCCCTTCTTCCACATCTACGGCCTCACGGCGCTCATGAACGGCCCGCTGCGGCAGGGCTCCACCGTCGTCGTGCTGCCCCGCTTCGACCTCGAAACGTTCCTCGGGGCGATCGAGAAGCACCGCATCACCCACCTGTACGTCGCCCCGCCGATCGTCCTCGCCCTCGCGAAACACCCGGCCGTGGAGGGCTACGACCTGTCGTCCCTACGTCATGTCATCAGCGCCGCCGCGCCCCTCGACGGCGAACTCGCCCGCGCCTGCGCGCGCCGCCTCGGCCTGCCGCCCGTCGGCCAGGCCTACGGCATGACGGAGCTCTCGCCCGGCACCCACGTCGTCCCGTACGACGCGAAGAACCCGCCACCTGGCGCCGTGGGCAGGCTCATCGCCTCGACCGAGATGCGGATCGTGTCCCTCGACGACCCGGCGAAGGACGTGGCGCCCGGCGAGCCCGGCGAGGTCCTGATCCGGGGGCCGCAGGTCATGAAGGGCTACCTCGGCCGCCCCGACGCCACTGCCGACATGATCGACACCGAGGGCTGGCTGCGCACCGGGGACGTCGGGCGCGTCGACGCGGACGGCTGGCTGTTCGTCGTCGACCGAGTGAAGGAACTCATCAAGTACAAGGGTTTCCAGGTCGCCCCCGCCGACCTGGAGGCGGTGCTGCTCGCCCACGAGGGCATCGCCGACGCGGCGGTCATCGGCGTCCTCGACGACGACGGCAACGAGGTGCCGAAGGCGTTCGTCGTGCGCGCGGACCCGGCGCTCGGCGCGGACGCGGTGATGGCATACGTCGCCGAACGCGTCGCCCCGTACAAGAAGATCCGCCGCGTGGCGTTCATCGACGGGGTGCCGCGCGCGGCCTCCGGGAAGATCTTGCGCCGCGAACTCAGGGAGATCTGATATCTGATGGCTGTTGAGAGTGCGCTCGGCGACCTGGTGACGCACGCCCACGAACGTGGCGTCACCACCCTCACCCTCGACTCGCCCGCCAACCGCAACGCCCTGTCGTCGGCCCTCGTCGGCGAGCTGGGGGACCGGCTGCGCGACGCGGACAAGGACCGCGACGTACGCGCCGTCGTCCTCACCCACACCGGCGGCACCTTCTGCGCGGGCGCCGACCTGCGGGATCCTCCGGATCCGGACGCGCTGGTGGGACTGCTGCGGCAGATCGTGGAGTTGGGTAAGCCGGTCGTCGCGCGGGTCGACGGGCACGTGCGGGCGGGCGGCCTGGGGCTGGTGGGGGCGTGCGACATCGCGGCGGCTTCAGCGGCATCGTCGTTCGCCTTCACCGAGGTACGCATCGGGGTCGCGCCCGCCGTGATCTCGATGCCGCTGCTGCCGCGCGTCGATCCGCGGGCGGTGGCCCGGTATTACCTGACGGGTGAGCGCTTCGACGCGGCGGAGGCGGCGCGGATCGGGCTCGTGACGGTGGCGGGGGAGGGGGTGGACGAGGTGTTGGCGCCGGTCGTGGAAGGGCTACGCAAATCCTCCCCCGAGGGCCTGGCCGAGACGAAGAAGCTGCTCACGGTTAAGGTCCTGGAGGCCTTCGACCGGGACGCGGAGTCTCTGACGGCGCTGTCCGCGCGGCTGTTCGGCTCCGCGCAGGCCCGCGAGGGCATGACTGCCTTTCTCGAACGACGGGATGCCGCATGGGTGTTGTGACGCTGCCGAAGCAGGACCGTTCGCGGGTGACGCGGCAACGGCTCCTGGAGTCCGCGGTCGCCTGCCTCGCCGCGCACGGCTGGGGCGGCTCCACGGTCTCCGTCGTCGCCGAGCACGCCGGCGTCTCGCGCGGCGCCGCCCAGCACCACTTCCCTACCCGGGAGGACCTGTTCACCGCGGCCGTCGAGTACGTCGCCGAGGAGCGGTCCACCGCTCTGCGGGGGCTGCGTCCGCAGGGGCGGGCGGAGGCGGTGGCGGCGCTCGTCGACCTCTACACGGGGCCGTTGTTCCGGGCGGCGCTGCACTTGTGGGTGGCCGCGTCGAACGAGCCGCAACTGGGTGGGCGGGTGACCGAGTTGGAGGCACGGGTCGGGCGCGAGACCCACCGGATCGCGGTGGAGCTGCTGGGCGCGGACGAGTCCCTGCCGGGGGTGCGGGAGGTCGTCCAGGGCCTCCTCGACATGGCCCGCGGCCTCGGCCTCGCGAACCTCCTCACGGACGACAGGGGGCGGCGGGAGCGGGTGGTGTCCGAGTGGGCCGGAATCGTGGAACGCTCACTGGGCTGACCCGCTCGACCGCCCCTACGCCACGGGTCTCCGCCCCGGCCCCCGCGCCTCAATCGCCGGCGGGGCTTGATGTGTCGGCACCGTCCCCACGCCACGGGGCGCCGCCCCGGACCCCGCGAGTCTCGTCCCAGAGCGGGGCTTGATTGACCGGCACCGTCCGCAGGCTGCGGGGCCCGCTGCTCAATCGCCGCAGGGGCTTGATGACCGGCACCGTTCTCACGCCACGGGGCTCCGCCCCGGACCCCGCTGCTCAATCGCCGCAGGGGCTCAAAAGGGCCAATCTCCCCCGCCCATCTCCCACCCACCCGCCCCCTCCGGGGGCTCCGGCCCAGAGCGTGCCCACGCCGCGGGGCTCCGCCCCGGACCCCGCGCCTCAAACGCCGGCGGGGCTTGATTTGCCACGGCTCCCCGGCTGTTGAGGTCGACCGCCCCCGCCTGGGGCGACCCGCCGCCGACCACGGCTCCCCACCCGTTGCGGTCGGCCGCACCCGACTTGGGCAATCTGCCGCCTGGGGCGGCAGGGTGGGCAAGGCGGCCCCCGGTGCAGCGCACCCTTCACGGCAGGCGTCGGCCACGGCACCGCCAAGAATCACGGTGCCGTGCAACAGGAACCAAGGGCGCCGACCCCGGCACCCGGTCTAACGGGCGATGTCGCCGTAACCGCCGATCTCCTGCGGAGGACGTGACTCCGGGCCCACGTAGCGGGCCGAGGGGCGGACGAGGCGGCCCGTGCGCTTCTGCTCCAGGATGTGGGCCGACCACCCCGCCGTACGGGCGCACGTGAACATCGACGTGAACATGTGCGCCGGCACCTCCGCGAAGTCCAGCACGATCGCCGCCCAGAACTCCACGTTCGTGGCAAGCACCCGGTCGGGCCGCCGCGCGTGCAACTCCGCCAACGCCGCCTTCTCCAGCGCCTCGGCCACCTCGAACCTCGGTGCCCCCAACTCCCGCGCCGTACGCCGAAGTACACGCGCGCGAGGGTCCTCCGCCCGGTACACCCGGTGCCCGAACCCCATGAGCCGCTCACCGTTGTCGAGCGCCCTGCGGACGTACGCCTCGGCGTCCCCGGTCCGCTCGATCTCCTCGATCATGCCGAGCACCCTGGACGGCGCACCGCCGTGCAGCGGCCCGGACATGGCGCCGACGGCCCCGGACAGCGCACCCGCCACATCGGCCCCGGTCGAGGCGATGACGCGGGCCGTGAACGTAGAGGCGTTCATGCCGTGTTCGGCGGCCGACGTCCAGTACGCGTCGACGGCCGCGACATGCTTCGGGTCCGGCTCCCCGCGCCAGCGCTTCATGAACCGCTCGACGACGGTGTCCGCCTTGTCGATCTCCCGCTGCGGCACCATCGGCAGACCCTGCCCGCGCGCGGACTGCGCGACGTACGACAGGGCCATGACGGCGGCCCGCGCGAGGTCGTCGCGGGCCCGCTGCTCGTCGATGTCGAGCAGCGGCTTCAGGCCCCACACAGGGGCGAGCATGGCGAGCGCCGACTGCACGTCGACGCGGATGTCACCGGAGTGGACGGGGATCGGGAACGGCTCGGCCGGCGGCAGGCCCGGGTCGAAGGCGCCGTCGACCAGCAGCCCCCAGACATTCCCGAACGACACGTGGCCGACCAGATCCTCGATGTCGACGCCGCGATAGCGCAGGGCGCCGCCTTCCTTGTCCGGTTCGGCGATCTCGGTCTCGAACGCGACGACACCTTCGAGGCCTGGAACAAAGCCGGGGGTGAGGTCGGACATCGGGCGGCTCCTCTGGATGCGTGGGCGGCTCGGGTGCTGGAACACCCGTGGTCCGGACGGGGGTACACCCGTGATGCCCCGTACGGCAGGCGGCTGAACCGTTTCGGCCCCTGGAACATAACCCTCCGTGCCACAGTTGGCGAGGGCTCGCGGCACTCAGTGCCATGTTTCACTCTGGGTGCGTCTGTGCCCTTCCGTCCGGCAGGATGACGCCGTGAGTGCCCACGACGATCCCGAACTCGACCTCGCCGACATGCGCGAGCAGTACCGCGCCAAGAACGGCGGCCTGCTGGAGGGGGACCTCGCCCTGCACCCGATGGAGCAGTTCACGCGCTGGTTCAAACAGGCGGCGGCCCCGGGCTCCCCGCTGCCCGAGCCCAACGCCATGGTCGTCTCCACCGCCGACGCCGAGGGCCGGCCCAGCTCCCGCACGGTGCTGCTCAAGTCGTACGACGGGGCGGGCTTCGTCTTCTACACCAACTACGGCTCCCGCAAGGCACGGGACCTCTCCGTCAACCCGCACGTCGCGCTGCTCTTCCCCTGGCACCCGATGGGGCGCCAGGTCCTGGTGACCGGGACGGCGGAGCGTACGTCGCGGGCCGAGACGGAGGCGTACTTCCGCACGCGCCCGCACGGCTCCCAGCTGGGCGCGTGGGCCAGCGCGCAGTCGTCCGTGGTCGCCTCGCGGGAGGAACTCGACGCGCGCTACGCGGAGCTGGCGGCGCGCCACCCGGAGGGCACCGCGGTCCCGGTACCACCCCACTGGGGCGGCTACCGGATCACGCCGGTGACCATCGAATTCTGGCAGGGCCGCGAAAACCGCCTCCACGACCGCCTCCGCTACGTCCGCGAGACCACGTGGCGAGTGGAACGCCTCAGCCCGTGACGGGTGGGCAATTCAAGCCCCTCCGGCGATTGAGGAGCGGGGCCCGGGGCAGAGCCCCGCGACCTCAACCCCGGCTCCCGGCCACGTCACAACTCCGCCAAGACCCCGTCAAGGAACGGCTCCACCGCGGAGCGCCACGCCTCCGGCTGGTCGTAGTGCACGAGATGCCCGGCGTCGGCCACCTCCGCGTACACACCCCGAGGCAACACCCGAACCATCTCCTGCGCCTCCGCCCGCCCCAGCTCCCCGTCCAGCCCGCGCAGCACAAGCGCCGGGCACTGCACCGCCGCCAGCTCCTCCCAGTGCGCGTCGAACACCCACGTCGACCGCGCCTCCAGCATCTGGCGCCGCGAGAACACCGGCCGCCAGCCGTCCGGCGTCTCCGTCATCACCTCGGCGTAGAACTCTCCGCGCGCCGGGTTGGGCCGCTCGACCCAGGGGTCGTCCTCCCCGAACCACTTCCGTACGTCCGCGAGCGTCGCGAACGGCAGCGGCCACGCCTTGAACCAGTCCTCCCACTCCCGCTGGGAGGCCGTCCCGAGCGCGGAGGCCCGCATGTCGCAGATGACCAGGCCGCGGACGAGGTCCGGCCGGCGGGCGGCGAGCTGCCACGCCGTGAGCGCTCCCATGGAGTGCCCGATGAGGACGGCCGGCTCCAGGCCCAGCTGGACCAGTGCCTCCTCCGCGTCCAGGACGTACGCCTCCCGGTCGAACGGGCCTTCCGGCGGCTTGTCGCTCTGCCCGTGCCCGCGCTGGTCAAGGGCGACCGCGCGATGTCGCTCGGCCAGCCAGCGCGTCGTCCCCGCCCAGTGGGACGCCCGCCCCATGAGCCCGTGCAGCAGCAGAACTCCGGGATTGTGCCCGACCTCGCCCGTCTTGGGCGGGTCGGCGAACTCCCAGGCAGCCAGGTGGATCCCGCCTGCCCCGGTCACGTCGATGCGCCGTGCCATAGGCCCTGGCACCCCCTCGTGGTCGCGCCTGCAGTCGCGTACCCGCTCACGCTATCGAACCTGTTTTCGAAAGCGCGGTGCTCTCCGACAACACCCCTCATTTGAGTGACAGAACTCAAGGAATGACCGGCGCTGTCGAGGGGATCTCTTCAGCGGGAGGCGGACCGCTCGGGGAAAACGGTCCGAGGGGATCGACCCTGGGAGCTCGGGGCTCCGGGTCGGAACAGGGGAGGACAGGCCCCGGCGCCGCAAGGCGCCGGGGCCCTCTGTATGCGGTGCGGCGTTCGACGCCGCCTCCGGTGCACCCCGTGCCCCCCAGGCCCGTCGCGCCCCGATCGGCCGGTCCATGCGGCCCCCTCTGGTCATATGCCTCACGCGACAGCCTCGCACGCCGAGCGTCCGATCGCTGCGGTTCCGCACAGTGAATCTTGTTTTCTGCGCGGAAGTGCAGCATGTGCGGATACAAGTCAACTTACCCGCACGACACGGAAGTTGACGCCCGGCCCACAGGCGGTCGCTCGGCTCAGCGCTTCGCCACGAAGACGGTCAGCGCTTCGCCACGAAGACGGTCAGCGCTTCGCCACGAAGACGGTCAGCGCTTCGCCACGAAGACGGTCAGCGCTTCGCCACGAAGACGTGCGAGGCGATCTCCGCCTCCAGCTCCGCCGCCTCGCCGCTGCTGCCGACGAGCACCCCGCCCGGCGACTGCGTCACGCTGACCACCGAACCGGGCTGCACGCCCGCCCGGCGCAGCGTGTACATCAGCTGCGCGTCCGTCTGGATCGGCTCGCCGATGCGGCGCACCACGACCGTCTTGCCCTCGGCGCCCGGGTCGAGGTCGGACAGCGAGACCATCCCCTCGTCCAGGAACGGGTTCGCCCCGTCCTTCTCGCCCAGCTCCTCCAGGCCCGGGATCGGGTTCCCGTACGGCGACTCCGTCGGGTGCCGGAGCAGCTCGAGGACGCGGCGCTCCACCGCCTCGCTCATCACGTGCTCCCAGCGACAGGCCTCCGCGTGCACCTGCTCCCACTCCAGGCCGATCACGTCCACGAGCAGACACTCGGCGAGCCGGTGCTTGCGCATCACGCGCGTCGCGAGCCGCCGGCCCTCGTCGGTCAGCTCCAGGTGCCGGTCGGCCGCCACGGCGACCAGCCCGTCCCGCTCCATGCGGGCCACGGTCTGGCTCACCGTCGGCCCGCTCTGGTCGAGCCGCTCGGCGATCCGGGCGCGCATGGGGACCACACCTTCCTCCTCCAGCTCGAGGATGGTGCGGAGGTACATCTCCGTGGTGTCGATCAGTCCGGACATACGTGCCCCTCGTGTAGCTCTCTAGCTCCGCGGCAGCTCCGCTGGCTGTCCGCGCAGCGCGTGCGCTGGCCCTGGAACCCAGAACTCAATTCTGACGCATACCGCTGACAACCGTGACGCGCCGGGGAAACACCGGGCCCGCGGGGGCCGGGGACCGTATTGACAGGGCACTGGTCCAGACCGCACCGTGATCCGCGAACGCGCCGAGCACCACCGGGACGCGACCCGACTCACCAGGACTCAAGGGGCACGCCGATGAGCGAGAGCAAGCTGGCCGCGCAGTACCTCGACGCCTCCATCGGACTCCTCACGCGGATCCGTGACGAGGAGGCCGACAACATCGCCGCCGCCGGCACCCTCCTCGCCGACACCGTCGCCGACGGCGGCCGCCTCTTCGCCTTCGGCGCGGGCCACTCCGGGCTCGCCGCTCAGGACGTCGTCTACCGGGCCGGCGGCCTCGCCCTGATGAACCTGCTGTCGGTGCCCGGCACCGTCGGCATCGACGTCATGCCCGCGACGCTCGGCTCCGCCCTCGAACGGGTCGACGGGCTCGCGGCGGCCGTCCTGGAGGCCAGCCCCGCACAGGCGGGCGACGCGCTGGTGATCATCTCCCTGTCCGGGCGCAACGCGCTCCCCGTGGAGATGGCCCTCAGCGCCCGCGCGGCCGGCATCAAGGTCATCGGCGTCACCTCCCTGTCGTACGCGACCGGGCCCGACGCCCCCACCTCC
Protein-coding sequences here:
- a CDS encoding 4-coumarate--CoA ligase family protein, with the protein product MYVSEYADVAVVDEPIHDAVLGGAAARGDAPALVDGVAGTTLSYAGLDGFHRKVAAGLADAGVRKGDVVALHSPNTIAYPVAFYGATRAGASVTTVHPLSTPEEFAKQLRDSSANWIVTITPLVESARAAAELAGGVREIFVCDPTGTSGHRSLIDMLGTAAPEPVVEIDPAEDVAALPYSSGTTGTPKGVMLTHRNIATNLAQLQPVLPTGPGDRILAVLPFFHIYGLTALMNGPLRQGSTVVVLPRFDLETFLGAIEKHRITHLYVAPPIVLALAKHPAVEGYDLSSLRHVISAAAPLDGELARACARRLGLPPVGQAYGMTELSPGTHVVPYDAKNPPPGAVGRLIASTEMRIVSLDDPAKDVAPGEPGEVLIRGPQVMKGYLGRPDATADMIDTEGWLRTGDVGRVDADGWLFVVDRVKELIKYKGFQVAPADLEAVLLAHEGIADAAVIGVLDDDGNEVPKAFVVRADPALGADAVMAYVAERVAPYKKIRRVAFIDGVPRAASGKILRRELREI
- a CDS encoding enoyl-CoA hydratase family protein, whose protein sequence is MAVESALGDLVTHAHERGVTTLTLDSPANRNALSSALVGELGDRLRDADKDRDVRAVVLTHTGGTFCAGADLRDPPDPDALVGLLRQIVELGKPVVARVDGHVRAGGLGLVGACDIAAASAASSFAFTEVRIGVAPAVISMPLLPRVDPRAVARYYLTGERFDAAEAARIGLVTVAGEGVDEVLAPVVEGLRKSSPEGLAETKKLLTVKVLEAFDRDAESLTALSARLFGSAQAREGMTAFLERRDAAWVL
- a CDS encoding TetR/AcrR family transcriptional regulator, which encodes MGVVTLPKQDRSRVTRQRLLESAVACLAAHGWGGSTVSVVAEHAGVSRGAAQHHFPTREDLFTAAVEYVAEERSTALRGLRPQGRAEAVAALVDLYTGPLFRAALHLWVAASNEPQLGGRVTELEARVGRETHRIAVELLGADESLPGVREVVQGLLDMARGLGLANLLTDDRGRRERVVSEWAGIVERSLG
- a CDS encoding citrate synthase 2, encoding MSDLTPGFVPGLEGVVAFETEIAEPDKEGGALRYRGVDIEDLVGHVSFGNVWGLLVDGAFDPGLPPAEPFPIPVHSGDIRVDVQSALAMLAPVWGLKPLLDIDEQRARDDLARAAVMALSYVAQSARGQGLPMVPQREIDKADTVVERFMKRWRGEPDPKHVAAVDAYWTSAAEHGMNASTFTARVIASTGADVAGALSGAVGAMSGPLHGGAPSRVLGMIEEIERTGDAEAYVRRALDNGERLMGFGHRVYRAEDPRARVLRRTARELGAPRFEVAEALEKAALAELHARRPDRVLATNVEFWAAIVLDFAEVPAHMFTSMFTCARTAGWSAHILEQKRTGRLVRPSARYVGPESRPPQEIGGYGDIAR
- the pdxH gene encoding pyridoxamine 5'-phosphate oxidase, encoding MREQYRAKNGGLLEGDLALHPMEQFTRWFKQAAAPGSPLPEPNAMVVSTADAEGRPSSRTVLLKSYDGAGFVFYTNYGSRKARDLSVNPHVALLFPWHPMGRQVLVTGTAERTSRAETEAYFRTRPHGSQLGAWASAQSSVVASREELDARYAELAARHPEGTAVPVPPHWGGYRITPVTIEFWQGRENRLHDRLRYVRETTWRVERLSP
- a CDS encoding alpha/beta fold hydrolase, with amino-acid sequence MARRIDVTGAGGIHLAAWEFADPPKTGEVGHNPGVLLLHGLMGRASHWAGTTRWLAERHRAVALDQRGHGQSDKPPEGPFDREAYVLDAEEALVQLGLEPAVLIGHSMGALTAWQLAARRPDLVRGLVICDMRASALGTASQREWEDWFKAWPLPFATLADVRKWFGEDDPWVERPNPARGEFYAEVMTETPDGWRPVFSRRQMLEARSTWVFDAHWEELAAVQCPALVLRGLDGELGRAEAQEMVRVLPRGVYAEVADAGHLVHYDQPEAWRSAVEPFLDGVLAEL
- a CDS encoding metal-dependent transcriptional regulator, which codes for MSGLIDTTEMYLRTILELEEEGVVPMRARIAERLDQSGPTVSQTVARMERDGLVAVAADRHLELTDEGRRLATRVMRKHRLAECLLVDVIGLEWEQVHAEACRWEHVMSEAVERRVLELLRHPTESPYGNPIPGLEELGEKDGANPFLDEGMVSLSDLDPGAEGKTVVVRRIGEPIQTDAQLMYTLRRAGVQPGSVVSVTQSPGGVLVGSSGEAAELEAEIASHVFVAKR
- a CDS encoding SIS domain-containing protein, with amino-acid sequence MSESKLAAQYLDASIGLLTRIRDEEADNIAAAGTLLADTVADGGRLFAFGAGHSGLAAQDVVYRAGGLALMNLLSVPGTVGIDVMPATLGSALERVDGLAAAVLEASPAQAGDALVIISLSGRNALPVEMALSARAAGIKVIGVTSLSYATGPDAPTSRHVSGSYLRDHCDVVLDSKIAIGDAELTHEGVDTPFAPASTVTASALMQATLATCAANLADRGIQPPLLRSGNVDGGLEWNAKVFEEYGDRIYYRR